A genomic segment from Calderihabitans maritimus encodes:
- a CDS encoding biotin/lipoyl-containing protein, protein MRKFRVSVNGEIFEVEVEEISGEGAAAAASKPAPKPATSPPKLHAVPSTPKPAAAKPAEPPKPKAAAGPGEKVTAPLPGTILDIKVSVGQNVNAGDVLVILEAMKMENEITAPVGGKVNEILVSKGQTVNAGDVVIVIG, encoded by the coding sequence ATGAGAAAATTTCGCGTAAGCGTTAACGGAGAAATCTTTGAAGTTGAAGTAGAAGAAATAAGCGGTGAGGGCGCGGCGGCAGCGGCTAGCAAGCCGGCACCGAAGCCGGCGACTTCGCCACCGAAGCTACACGCGGTACCCAGTACTCCCAAGCCGGCGGCTGCCAAACCTGCCGAACCTCCCAAGCCCAAGGCGGCGGCAGGACCGGGGGAAAAGGTTACGGCTCCTCTACCCGGTACTATACTGGATATCAAAGTTTCCGTAGGACAGAATGTTAATGCCGGCGATGTACTGGTAATTTTAGAAGCCATGAAGATGGAAAATGAGATAACTGCCCCTGTAGGCGGAAAGGTCAATGAGATCCTGGTGAGCAAAGGACAGACCGTTAACGCGGGAGATGTAGTGATAGTTATAGGCTAG
- a CDS encoding OadG family protein yields the protein MDNITLGLTMTVIGMGVVFSVLALLCIMLIFTNKLFDYFEAKKQAAGEPAEKERPVSLAEKSATVNPEPVQQETVPDMEATPANPGLNPKTVAAIMAAVSVYVGQPAEKFRLTAVRHLSTAAGQGMVWASAGRQELILARQEILNRKGSRKR from the coding sequence GTGGACAACATAACGCTAGGTCTAACTATGACCGTCATTGGTATGGGTGTTGTGTTTTCGGTGCTGGCATTGCTCTGTATAATGCTCATCTTTACCAATAAGCTTTTTGATTACTTCGAAGCTAAGAAGCAAGCCGCTGGTGAACCGGCGGAAAAGGAAAGGCCAGTTTCCTTAGCGGAAAAAAGTGCTACTGTTAACCCGGAACCTGTCCAGCAGGAGACGGTGCCGGATATGGAGGCAACTCCAGCAAATCCAGGTCTCAATCCCAAGACGGTAGCCGCTATAATGGCCGCCGTATCTGTGTACGTGGGTCAACCGGCGGAAAAGTTTAGGCTGACCGCAGTACGGCATTTATCAACAGCGGCAGGGCAGGGAATGGTCTGGGCAAGTGCCGGCAGACAGGAATTGATTTTAGCCAGGCAGGAAATTTTGAATAGAAAGGGGAGTCGAAAAAGATGA